In Anaerococcus prevotii DSM 20548, the genomic window AATACTGCAACCTTGTAGCCTTTCTTGCTAAGGCTTGAGGCAAGGAGAGAGGATACTGAAGACTTACCAACTCCTCCCTTACCACTCATTACAGCTATGACCTTACCCACAGAAGAGCCTTCGTGAAGCTTGATTTTGAATTTATCTAAATTTATATTTTTCTTTTGCATATAATCTCCTTTTCTTAGCATCTGATATTTCCTCAGATGTAGGATTATTATACTTTTAAATTATCATATGTTAAGTTAAATAAATTAGTCTTCTTAGATAGAATTAAGCTACTTGTACTTAGACTAATGAGACAATCTTAATTAAAAATCAATCTTCATATCTCCATCCTTGATCAGCCCCTTATTTTTCATTAGCCTATAAATTATATAAGAAAGGATGGCTGGAAGGATTATGTGAAGGAGAATTACCTTAAATATCGCACTAATTCCCATGGCATTAATCGTTCCGATTTGTCCTACTAGACCACTTGTACCCATTCCTGAACCTAGAGGAGTGTTTTTCATCTTAAAGACTAGGGTCCCGATTGGAGCAAGAATGGCACTTGCAAGGGTTGGCGGAAGCCAAATCCAAGGGTTCTTGATTATATTTGGTACCTGAAACATGCTAGTCCCCAGCCCTTGGGCGAGAAGTCCCTCCAAGCCATTATCCTTGTAGGAAATTACAGCAAAACCAATCATTTGGGCACAACAACCGACTGTGGCCGCTCCTCCTGCAAGGCCTTCTAGACTAAGCATCATACAAATTGCCGCAGATGAGATCGGTAGGGTAAGGGCCATACCAATAGTAAATGCGACTACAATTCCCATAAAAAATGGTCTAAGCTCGGTCGCCTTCATGATAAATAATCCTATTGCCTTCATAAAACTAGCTACATAAGGTCCTATCAAATCACCCACCAAAATCCCTACTATAATCGTGACACTGGGAGTAATTATTATATCAAGCTTGGTAGATTTTGAGACAAGCTTACCAAACTCAACTCCAAAAATCGTGGCAAGGAAAACTCCCACAGGCCCTCCCAGCTCATAGGCTCCGAGTCCTACAATAGTAGAAGCAAAAAGGACAAGCTTGGGTGCATTAAGACTTGCGGCAATAGCAACTGCAATAGCTGCTCCACTAGCAGAGTTTGCCAAAGGCCATAGCCTATCTGTAAGATATGGTATATGTAAGCTTTGACCTAGACTATTTAGGATAGTCCCAACCAAAAGAGAGGCAAAAAGACCAAAGGCCATAGCTCCCAAAGCATCAATAAAATAAGTTCTCCAGGATAAATTTATCCCCTTTTTTCTTAAAAATTCCATAATATCCTCCAAAATATTTTCAAATAATATTGTAACACAAATTTATTCTATTGTATATACAGTGGCAAATATTTTGGAGTTTAGTATTATTTTTAGGCTCTGACTAATTTGCAATTATTAGAGTATAAGTCAAATATAATAAGCTGAATCATATTGTTTTTGTTTATGCTATACTTGTTCGGGTAACAAGGTAAAGTAAGGATTTAAATTAATCAGTAGGATATTATTAGAGGTTATAGATTAATATGATTAAGAAATCAAATTTATTACCATATATTTTTATGATAGCTTCAAGTGTAGGCTATTATAGTAATATTGGGAGAGAAGATTCATTATTTTATTTTTGGATTACCATATTTGTAGTATCATTAATACTTTTAATAGTAAATAATAAGGATTTATTTAAAAAATATAAATCTAATATTGTATACTATGATATGTTGTTTGTTCTAGGAGTAATATTCATACCACGCATAAACTTACCTTATGGGGCTTCTAGATTAATTATGGCTATTTTAGGAGTTATATATGCACTTTTAATTAGTCGAAAGAAAAATTGTCTTAAATAATAATGAGCAAAGGTAGATTATTTTAAATGAGCTGAACCCCAAAATCTGAAAAACGGATGGAG contains:
- a CDS encoding PTS transporter subunit IIC, which encodes MEFLRKKGINLSWRTYFIDALGAMAFGLFASLLVGTILNSLGQSLHIPYLTDRLWPLANSASGAAIAVAIAASLNAPKLVLFASTIVGLGAYELGGPVGVFLATIFGVEFGKLVSKSTKLDIIITPSVTIIVGILVGDLIGPYVASFMKAIGLFIMKATELRPFFMGIVVAFTIGMALTLPISSAAICMMLSLEGLAGGAATVGCCAQMIGFAVISYKDNGLEGLLAQGLGTSMFQVPNIIKNPWIWLPPTLASAILAPIGTLVFKMKNTPLGSGMGTSGLVGQIGTINAMGISAIFKVILLHIILPAILSYIIYRLMKNKGLIKDGDMKIDF